A window from Littorina saxatilis isolate snail1 linkage group LG9, US_GU_Lsax_2.0, whole genome shotgun sequence encodes these proteins:
- the LOC138975124 gene encoding mevalonate kinase-like, translating to MTTDIVVSAPGKVILHGEHSVVYGKVAVASSLNLRCFVHAAISKDGDVTLDLPDVNICRKWSVASLENNLLPRLELCHDSHGHPSPPTEKSLHRLKQFAEIDTEESESRHLAIISFLYLYCYIGQRSKEQSGLPPIHVRMISQLPVGAGLGSSAAFSVCLAAVLLQLTGQATPSVHPEEQGDSNSAKGAVWKWSLDDLLLINKWAFLGEKIIHGHPSGIDNSVSTLGGAIRFQNKQITTVEKMPSIKILLTNTNVPRSTKTLVAYVKNKHDKFPEVMGPVLQAMEGLAERSIKVYGHMFDRPDKWQGYSQLEELIDINQQLLNTIGVGHSSLDRVVKLTARQALHSKLTGAGGGGCAYTLLRPDTPDEKIQAACKDLEEAGFDCWVTNVGAVGVYYHSNPDSDASLPERLLE from the exons ATGACAACAGACATCGTAGTTTCAGCCCCAGGAAAAGTGATATTGCACGGCGAACACTCGGTTGTGTATGGAAAG GTAGCAGTGGCATCAAGTCTCAACCTCAGATGTTTTGTACACGCGGCAATTTCAAAGGATGGGGACGTGACCCTCGACCTTCCCGATGTCAATATTTGTCGCAAGTGGAGCGTTGCTAGTCTGGAGAATAACTTGCTTCCACGTCTGGAGCTTTGTCACG ATAGTCATGGTCATCCCAGTCCACCGACGGAGAAGAGCCTACACCGGCTGAAACAGTTTGCTGAGATTGACACTGAGGAGAGTGAATCCCGCCACCTGGCCATCATCTCCTTTCTCTACCTCTACTGCTACATCGGCCAACGAAGCAAGGAGCAAAG TGGGTTACCTCCCATCCACGTCAGGATGATATCTCAACTCCCAGTGGGCGCCGGTCTGGGATCATCCGCTGCGTTTTCTGTTTGCCTGGCTGCTGTTTTGCTTCAATTGACAGGACAAGCGACACCCTCCGTTCACCCTGAGGAACAAGGGGATTCGAACTCCGCCAAGGGGGCTGTGTGGAAGTGGTCACTGGATGATCTGCTGCTGATCAACAAATGGGCTTTTCTCGGGGAGAAGATTATCCACGGCCATCCTTCTGGGATCGATAATTCTGTCAGTACTTTAG GTGGTGCAATAAGGTTTCAAAACAAGCAGATCACAACAGTTGAGAA GATGCCAAGTATAAAAATTCTGCTGACCAATACCAATGTCCCAAGGAGCACCAAAACCCTTGTAGCGTATGTGAAAAACAAGCATGACAAG TTCCCAGAGGTGATGGGCCCAGTGCTGCAGGCGATGGAAGGTCTGGCAGAGAGAAGCATCAAGGTGTACGGTCACATGTTTGACCGGCCTGACAAATGGCAGGGTTATTCTCAGCTAGAG GAGCTCATCGACATAAACCAGCAACTGCTGAATACGATCGGCGTGGGTCACAGTTCACTGGACAGGGTGGTAAAGCTGACGGCGCGTCAAGCGCTGCACAGCAAGCTGACGGGGGCCGGGGGTGGAGGATGTGCGTACACGCTCTTGAGAccag aCACACCCGATGAAAAGATACAAGCCGCTTGCAAAGACTTGGAAGAAGCGGGTTTTGACTGCTGGGTAACCAACGTTGGGGCAGTGGGAGTGTACTACCATTCCAACCCTGATAGTGATGCATCTTTGCCTGAGCGCCTGTTAGAATGA